The proteins below are encoded in one region of Ricinus communis isolate WT05 ecotype wild-type chromosome 6, ASM1957865v1, whole genome shotgun sequence:
- the LOC125370338 gene encoding uncharacterized protein LOC125370338, with amino-acid sequence MQASYKRHSVNKEDHVIRLILVNNGERLHSSAWGIDIIKEIKPSLNGHRFIVITINYFSKWVKAESFTTMGARQMARFIERNLICKYGVLYHVMTDNRVQFMGEIADLLAEYKIEYHSSSLYRPQANRAVEAADKNVKKILSKIVWNHKDWSFRLPFAL; translated from the exons ATGCAGGCCTCATATAAACGACATAGTGTTAACAAGGAAGATCATGTGATAAGGTTAATACTGGTTAACAATGGAGAAAGATTGCATAGCTCTG CTTGGGGGATTGACATcatcaaagaaataaaacctTCTTTGAATGGTCATAGGTTCATAGTTATAACAATTAACTACTTCTCGAAATGGGTCAAAGCCGAGTCATTTACCACAATGGGGGCAAGGCAGATGGCCAGATTTATAGAAAGAAACTTGATCTGCAAATATGGGGTCCTATATCACGTCATGACGGATAATAGGGTACAGTTTATGGGTGAGATAGCGGACCTGCTAGCAGAATACAAGATCGAGTATCACAGCTCTTCTCTGTATAGACCTCAGGCGAATAGAGCGGTAGAAGCAGCCGACAAGAAtgtaaagaaaatactttCGAAGATAGTATGGAATCACAAGGACTGGTCATTTCGATTACCCTTTGCACTTTAG
- the LOC8268604 gene encoding WAT1-related protein At1g68170 — translation MKVMVEICNLADGVKAVLVMVTIQVAYTAVNVLYKLAASDGMSVRIITAYRFIFATAFMVPLALIFERKNRPKLTWTILFQAFFCGLFGGSLSQNMYLESLVLTSATFATAIFNLVPAVTFILAFSFGLEKVEIRTPPGKAKVIGTLLGISGAMLLTFYKGTEINIWRTHINLIKDYQSHEGGLASSDHHHHGSLALGSLLAVANCFSYAFWLIIQAKMSERYPCPYSSTALMSFMASIQAVVYALCVEKDFEQWKLGWNIRLLTAAYAGIAVAGIMVTLVIWCVRLKGPLFVSIFSPLLLICTAIAGSILLNETLHLGSILGGTLIICGLYGVLWAKSLEMKIVSQLVPFKSCREGEKIEVVISTPKNDSNFNVENCSAKHDEQ, via the exons ATGAAGGTTATGGTGGAGATTTGCAATCTGGCGGATGGAGTGAAGGCAGTTCTGGTAATGGTGACGATTCAAGTTGCATATACTGCGGTCAATGTGCTGTACAAACTTGCAGCCAGTGATGGAATGAGTGTGAGAATCATTACTGCTTACAGATTCATTTTTGCCACTGCTTTCATGGTTCCTCTTGCTCTCATCTTTGAAAG AAAGAACAGGCCTAAACTTACCTGGACAATACTCTTTCAAGCATTTTTTTGTGGACTATTCGG GGGATCATTGTCTCAAAACATGTACTTGGAAAGTCTTGTGTTAACATCTGCAACATTCGCTACTGCCATCTTCAATCTTGTACCAGCAGTGACTTTCATCTTAGCTTTCTCATTTgg TTTAGAGAAGGTGGAAATCAGGACTCCACCAGGAAAGGCAAAAGTGATAGGGACATTATTGGGGATTAGTGGAGCAATGTTGCTTACCTTTTACAAGGGAACAGAAATCAACATTTGGAGAACACATATTAACCTTATAAAGGATTACCAATCCCATGAAGGAGGCTTGGCCTCATCTGATCATCATCACCATGGTAGTCTTGCCTTGGGTTCTTTATTAGCTGTAGCAAATTGCTTCTCCTATGCTTTTTGGCTAATTATTCAG GCTAAAATGAGTGAAAGATACCCATGTCCATACTCAAGCACAGCTTTAATGTCCTTCATGGCTTCAATCCAAGCTGTTGTTTATGCCCTTTGCGTAGAGAAAGATTTTGAACAATGGAAATTAGGTTGGAATATAAGGCTGCTCACTGCAGCTTATGCG GGAATAGCGGTTGCTGGAATAATGGTTACTTTGGTGATATGGTGTGTGCGGTTGAAGGGTCCTCTATTTGTGTCCATTTTTAGCCCTTTATTACTCATATGCACTGCGATTGCAGGATCTATCCTCCTCAACGAAACTTTACATCTCGGAAg CATACTGGGAGGAACATTGATAATATGTGGATTGTACGGAGTGCTGTGGGCTAAAAGTTTAGAGATGAAGATAGTGTCTCAGCTTGTTCCATTCAAAAGTTGTAGAGAAGGTGAAAAGATTGAAGTTGTTATTTCAACTCCCAAAAATGACAGCAATTTCAATGTTGAAAATTGCAGTGCAAAACATGATGAACAATGA
- the LOC125370337 gene encoding uncharacterized protein LOC125370337, translated as MLSDETVYYFIARKVTVLRSCLSKNVDCGLKIALMYAAGKCVSVEQCSGRSRGMQERRNVFHCINHDDTDLALDCLKELYAVAVRLNEQQREELGLTNERVYELLAHCAFREAVLPHRTANRSISYRHGVACDRGGNDGGVGGSSGNGSGSGAGAGADGAGAGGAGGGGGGGGGGGGGGGGGGGANFVDISIPTFLRTPGNPLQLLGHFLLFPEMNRNQVLTALHHVWCDYANEQPRQNITLETVWPGHMVIFRGLLNVYELDPVEEDYEELEFEGDWASFQYRIEQVIVEPLGARYI; from the exons ATGTTGAGTGATGAAACTGTATACTATTTTATTGCGAGGAAAGTGACGGTTTTACGCTCATGTTTGAGTAAGAATGTGGATTGTGGCTTGAAAATCGCTCTCATG TATGCAGCAGGGAAGTGTGTTTCTGTGGAACAATGCTCAG GAAGAAGCAGAGGAATGCAGGAAAGAAGGAATGTTTTCCATTGCATTAATCACGACGATACAGATCTTGCTCTGGATTGTTTGAAGGAATTATATGCTGTAGCCGTGAGATTAAATGAACAACAGAGGGAAGAGTTGGGACTTACTAATGAGCGAGTATATGAGCTGCTCGCTCACTGCGCCTTCAGAGAA GCTGTGTTGCCACACAGGACTGCTAACCGAAGCATTTCATATCGCCACGGTGTAGCTTGTGATAGAGGTGGAAATGATGGAGGAGTTGGAGGTTCTAGTGGAAATGGGTCTGGTAGTGGTGCAGGTGCTGGTGCTGATGGTGCAGGTGCTGGGGGTGCTGGTGGTGGTGGGGGTGGTGGCGGAGGCGGAGGcggaggtggaggtggaggtggaggtgcCAATTTCGTAGACATTTCAATTCCAACATTCTTAAGGACCCCTGGAAACCCGTTGCAACTATTGGGCCACTTTCTGTTGTTTCCAGAAATGAATCGGAATCAGGTCCTCACCGCCCTCCACCATGTGTGGTGTGACTACGCAAATGAGCAGCCACGCCAGAATATCACTCTGGAGACTGTGTGGCCAGGTCACATGGTTATCTTTCGAGGTCTGCTGAATGTGTACGAGCTTGACCCTGTTGAAGAGGATTATGAAGAATTGGAATTTGAAGGTGATTGGGCGTCCTTCCAATATAGGATTGAGCAGGTTATCGTTGAACCATTGGGAGCTCGATACATCTGA